One Vibrio penaeicida DNA segment encodes these proteins:
- the arsJ gene encoding organoarsenical effux MFS transporter ArsJ, with amino-acid sequence MFSGLSKSVRQYMLVTFNYWNFTLTDGALRMLVVLYFHDLGYSTLAIASLFLFYEFFGVVTNLIGGWLGARLGLNRTMNIGLGMQIVALMMLAVPAVWLTIPWVMAAQALSGIAKDLNKMSAKSAIKTLVPKEDQGGLYKWVAILTGSKNALKGAGFFIGGLLLSLIGFKASVLVMAGVLSLVLVGSLIALESNMGKAKNKPKFSQIFSKSESINILSAARLFLFGARDVWFVVALPVYLGSVFGWDHLWVGGFLASWVIAYGLVQGFAPNITGKAQGRVPDGSAALYWALLLAGITGVIAYAVQMSWYPQWVIVIGLMVFGAVFAVNSSLHSYLIVSYAKGDGVSLDVGFYYMANAMGRLIGTVLSGWVFQVAGLSACLWVSFGFLVLTAVISIKLPKHKVIEPAS; translated from the coding sequence ATGTTTTCAGGTTTGAGTAAAAGTGTTCGCCAATACATGTTGGTGACGTTCAACTATTGGAACTTCACACTCACCGATGGTGCACTCAGAATGCTGGTGGTGTTGTATTTCCATGATTTGGGTTACAGCACGTTGGCTATCGCTTCGCTGTTTCTTTTCTATGAATTTTTTGGGGTCGTGACCAATCTTATTGGGGGTTGGCTAGGAGCGAGGTTAGGCTTGAACCGAACCATGAATATCGGTTTGGGAATGCAAATCGTCGCCTTGATGATGCTAGCGGTACCTGCGGTGTGGCTCACCATTCCTTGGGTTATGGCTGCACAAGCACTTTCGGGTATTGCTAAAGATCTGAATAAGATGAGTGCCAAAAGTGCCATTAAAACGCTGGTGCCAAAAGAAGACCAAGGTGGGCTGTACAAATGGGTCGCTATCCTCACTGGTTCTAAGAATGCGCTTAAAGGTGCAGGTTTCTTTATTGGTGGATTATTACTGTCTCTTATCGGCTTTAAAGCGTCGGTATTGGTGATGGCTGGTGTGTTGTCTTTGGTGTTGGTTGGTAGCCTAATCGCACTTGAAAGCAACATGGGGAAGGCGAAGAACAAACCGAAATTCAGCCAAATTTTCTCTAAGTCTGAAAGCATCAATATTCTTTCTGCAGCCCGTCTATTTTTGTTCGGTGCACGAGATGTTTGGTTTGTCGTGGCGTTACCTGTGTATCTCGGTTCAGTATTCGGTTGGGATCACCTATGGGTAGGCGGGTTCCTCGCGAGTTGGGTGATTGCCTATGGTTTGGTACAAGGTTTTGCGCCCAACATTACCGGTAAAGCGCAAGGGCGTGTCCCCGATGGCTCCGCTGCATTGTATTGGGCACTGCTGTTGGCAGGTATCACGGGTGTGATTGCATATGCCGTCCAAATGTCGTGGTATCCACAGTGGGTTATCGTCATTGGTTTAATGGTATTTGGGGCAGTATTTGCGGTTAACTCGTCTCTGCATTCCTACCTGATAGTGAGCTATGCCAAAGGCGATGGGGTTTCGCTCGACGTCGGTTTTTACTACATGGCTAATGCAATGGGAAGGTTGATAGGCACGGTATTATCTGGCTGGGTCTTTCAGGTGGCGGGATTGTCGGCATGTTTGTGGGTGTCGTTCGGCTTCTTAGTGTTAACCGCTGTAATCAGTATTAAGTTGCCCAAACATAAAGTAATTGAACCCGCCTCCTAA
- a CDS encoding ABC transporter ATP-binding protein, which translates to MNSSKKGAVDFSSICKKYGDFTAVPDLDFQLRPGELVTLLGPSGCGKTTTLRMLAGLEHPSSGSIKIGGRDVTNLPANERDVAMVFQSYALFPHMSVAENVQYGLISGGMPKNLAITKAEEGLSLVGLDGYGERLPSELSGGQQQRVAVARALVLEPQVLLLDEPLSNLDARLRRKVRTDIREIQQKLNLTALYVTHDQDEALAVSDRVVIMNNGQIEQVGTPKELYSQPENEFVADFIGEANLVDCLVVGVNEGVAKIDVLGYTFELNCAHAKVGNGRLAVRPGAIQISSSPEANTLSGKVKVASFLGDHMEYEIETAAGDLFAIADNSNSDISTNQEVSIHFRQSDLALLKQGGKS; encoded by the coding sequence ATGAATAGTTCAAAAAAAGGTGCGGTTGATTTTTCTAGCATCTGCAAAAAATACGGCGATTTTACTGCTGTACCCGATCTCGACTTTCAACTTCGACCTGGGGAGTTAGTCACACTCCTTGGTCCTTCTGGCTGTGGGAAGACAACAACCCTTCGTATGCTAGCAGGCTTAGAGCATCCGTCTTCGGGTTCCATTAAAATTGGTGGCAGAGATGTCACCAACCTGCCGGCGAATGAACGCGATGTCGCGATGGTTTTCCAGTCCTACGCCCTCTTTCCACACATGTCCGTTGCTGAGAATGTTCAGTATGGGCTTATTTCAGGTGGCATGCCTAAAAACTTGGCCATTACGAAAGCAGAGGAAGGTTTAAGCCTAGTGGGTTTGGATGGGTACGGGGAACGCTTACCCTCTGAATTGTCTGGTGGGCAACAGCAAAGGGTCGCGGTTGCAAGGGCTCTGGTACTCGAACCACAGGTTTTGCTTCTTGATGAACCTTTATCGAACTTGGATGCACGATTGCGTCGAAAAGTGCGTACTGACATTCGAGAAATTCAACAAAAGCTCAACCTGACGGCACTGTATGTAACCCACGATCAGGATGAAGCGTTAGCGGTATCCGACCGAGTTGTCATTATGAATAACGGACAGATAGAGCAAGTGGGAACGCCTAAGGAGCTGTACTCACAACCAGAGAATGAATTTGTTGCGGATTTCATTGGCGAAGCGAACTTGGTCGATTGCCTAGTTGTAGGGGTTAACGAGGGTGTCGCGAAAATTGACGTACTCGGCTACACCTTCGAACTGAATTGTGCGCACGCCAAAGTCGGAAACGGACGGCTTGCCGTCAGGCCCGGTGCCATCCAAATATCCTCCAGCCCAGAGGCAAACACCTTGTCTGGCAAAGTCAAAGTCGCGTCATTTTTGGGGGACCATATGGAGTATGAAATAGAAACGGCTGCTGGCGATCTTTTTGCCATCGCCGATAACTCCAACAGTGATATATCCACGAACCAAGAAGTATCTATCCATTTCAGGCAGAGTGATCTCGCGCTGTTGAAACAGGGAGGTAAATCTTAA
- a CDS encoding Dps family protein, which produces MNTTLIGLDQQQSEDLAQALNQLLANYQVLYMNSRGYHWNIKGHAFFELHEKFEEIYTDLQTKVDEIAERILTLGHTPLHSFSEYLEVSTIEEHTQAFDGQSTMTGLVNGFGKLIRQQRNILAVAGDADDEGTAAQMGDYIREQEKLVWMLNAWLQ; this is translated from the coding sequence ATGAATACGACACTTATCGGTTTAGACCAACAACAATCAGAAGACCTAGCACAAGCTCTGAATCAGCTACTCGCCAATTATCAGGTGCTGTACATGAACAGCCGCGGTTATCACTGGAATATCAAAGGTCACGCGTTTTTCGAATTGCATGAAAAATTTGAAGAAATCTACACTGACTTGCAAACCAAAGTGGATGAAATCGCTGAACGTATCTTAACCCTTGGGCACACACCGCTGCATAGCTTCTCGGAATACTTAGAAGTCAGCACGATTGAAGAACACACTCAAGCATTTGATGGTCAGAGCACAATGACAGGGCTTGTAAATGGTTTTGGGAAACTTATCCGTCAGCAACGCAACATTCTTGCAGTAGCAGGCGACGCAGACGATGAAGGCACCGCCGCACAAATGGGTGATTACATCCGTGAACAAGAAAAGCTCGTGTGGATGCTGAACGCTTGGCTTCAGTAA
- a CDS encoding LacI family DNA-binding transcriptional regulator: protein MEIKSLKTKGKVTSSAVAELAGVSRSAVSRTFSGGTVSQATREKVLKAAEELGYEENRLAKGLIEGKSGIVCIVADHIVQPWHSKLCDALIESIQNSGRAAFVITSGSGDAENALKRTIHFRAEATIILSGSPSRSVVEACIRFGQRLILLDREETFENCLNIRPDNLAAAERVCQLFLRAGFSKVAFAKSQSSSQGLTERMEAFQLEAKKKSLNTQFFEIGETSYEGGCQLANEILSHVDLPEAVFCASDLLACGFIDTARKKFGLDVPKDISVVGYDDIDQASWAGYDLTTFHQPPEEIARLAVDFINEEQPSKTVRIKSRFIVRSTVRTKMHG, encoded by the coding sequence ATGGAAATAAAATCATTAAAAACAAAAGGAAAGGTGACTTCTAGTGCTGTTGCTGAGTTGGCGGGTGTGTCTCGTTCAGCGGTTTCGAGAACTTTTTCTGGTGGGACGGTATCTCAAGCAACACGCGAGAAAGTTCTCAAAGCAGCAGAAGAGCTTGGTTATGAAGAAAACCGGTTAGCCAAAGGCTTAATTGAAGGGAAAAGTGGTATCGTGTGCATCGTTGCTGATCATATTGTCCAGCCGTGGCACTCAAAACTGTGTGATGCGTTGATTGAGAGCATTCAAAATAGTGGCCGAGCCGCTTTTGTTATTACTTCGGGCTCAGGGGATGCGGAAAATGCGCTAAAGCGGACCATTCATTTTCGTGCAGAAGCCACAATTATACTGTCGGGCTCTCCATCTCGCTCGGTCGTCGAAGCGTGTATCCGGTTTGGTCAAAGGTTGATATTGCTGGATCGGGAAGAGACGTTTGAAAACTGCCTAAACATTCGCCCAGATAACCTCGCGGCGGCTGAACGTGTTTGCCAATTGTTTTTGAGGGCAGGATTTAGCAAAGTGGCATTTGCTAAATCTCAGTCGAGTTCTCAAGGCTTAACAGAGCGCATGGAAGCCTTTCAATTAGAGGCAAAGAAGAAATCGTTGAACACGCAATTCTTCGAGATAGGTGAGACAAGCTATGAAGGCGGATGTCAACTGGCCAATGAGATCCTCAGCCACGTCGACTTACCTGAAGCGGTATTTTGTGCGTCGGATTTACTGGCATGCGGATTCATCGATACAGCTCGTAAGAAATTTGGTCTCGACGTCCCTAAAGACATCAGTGTTGTTGGGTATGATGATATTGATCAGGCGAGTTGGGCGGGGTATGACTTAACGACTTTCCATCAGCCGCCAGAAGAGATTGCACGCCTTGCTGTCGATTTTATCAATGAAGAACAACCGAGTAAGACGGTACGCATCAAATCTCGATTTATTGTGCGCTCTACGGTACGTACGAAAATGCATGGATAA
- a CDS encoding inositol monophosphatase family protein has protein sequence MTTKYSAANPEESRLQFAISIAHKAGILALKYFNDLASLAVEKKSNAHDVVSIADRETEILMRELIKSEFPNDGILGEELGFDNADSEYTWVIDPIDGTQMFLSGIPTWSISIAIVSNGEPIIGVVYDPNQGDCYSGLIGNGAYLNNQKMIINNQLSLSDGMTGVGTNRFGSQEPVVSTIDYILGNGGQVIRNGSGALMLAQVAASKLVAYFEPRMYPWDCLAGICLIKESKGYACDFELNDYTIKHGARVLAGTKSSVFDLKSQIK, from the coding sequence ATGACGACAAAATATTCGGCGGCGAATCCGGAAGAAAGCCGGCTTCAGTTCGCCATATCCATCGCTCATAAAGCAGGTATTCTTGCGTTGAAGTACTTCAATGATCTTGCTTCCCTAGCGGTCGAGAAAAAATCGAATGCACACGATGTCGTTTCAATTGCCGACCGCGAAACTGAAATTCTAATGCGAGAACTCATCAAGTCAGAATTTCCAAACGATGGCATTCTTGGTGAAGAATTGGGGTTTGATAATGCTGATTCAGAATACACTTGGGTGATCGACCCCATTGATGGTACTCAAATGTTTCTGTCTGGTATTCCAACGTGGAGTATCTCCATCGCCATTGTTTCTAATGGTGAACCCATCATAGGTGTCGTGTACGACCCCAACCAAGGGGATTGCTACTCTGGTCTAATTGGAAATGGAGCTTATCTAAACAATCAAAAAATGATAATCAACAACCAGCTGTCTCTATCTGATGGCATGACCGGAGTAGGTACTAATCGATTCGGTTCGCAGGAGCCCGTCGTATCTACTATAGATTACATACTCGGTAACGGCGGGCAAGTGATCAGGAATGGTTCCGGAGCGCTGATGCTTGCCCAAGTAGCGGCTTCTAAACTCGTCGCCTATTTTGAACCAAGAATGTACCCATGGGACTGTCTAGCCGGAATTTGTTTAATAAAGGAATCAAAAGGGTACGCTTGCGATTTTGAGCTAAACGACTACACCATAAAGCATGGTGCCCGAGTATTAGCAGGAACAAAGTCGTCTGTATTTGACCTTAAATCACAAATCAAATAG
- a CDS encoding LysR family transcriptional regulator → MDLRLLKSFFAVYEEKNITLAAERCFVSQPSISNAIKQLEEELNTSLFVRHKKGVNLTDEAHHLYPLAIRLLHDVQKLPSLFQERNQCLPIKLATFPDISQSELAKLLAKLAKHAPSLLIELVDHNADYDARISLDMFQQEDEIFSPLWEEDYVLCMLSDHPLANQDAVDLNQLHQHDFIECPPCEAHQQTVGLLACDGLAVNLVAKAEHKTQVMHLAQAGVGISFLPTGVLEASNMLVTKALNGPRMFRRIGLCYPTNTSLNPALQLVLKTLNRN, encoded by the coding sequence ATGGATTTGCGTTTACTGAAAAGCTTTTTTGCGGTTTACGAAGAGAAGAACATTACACTCGCTGCAGAACGCTGCTTCGTCTCCCAGCCCTCTATCTCTAATGCTATTAAGCAGTTAGAAGAGGAATTAAATACATCTCTCTTTGTTAGACATAAAAAAGGGGTCAACCTGACCGACGAGGCTCATCACCTTTACCCGCTGGCAATCCGCTTACTTCATGACGTGCAAAAGCTACCTTCACTATTCCAAGAACGCAATCAATGCCTACCTATTAAACTCGCTACTTTTCCAGACATCAGTCAATCAGAACTGGCAAAACTGCTGGCTAAGCTTGCCAAGCACGCTCCAAGCTTACTAATTGAACTGGTGGATCATAACGCAGATTATGATGCGCGAATCTCTTTGGATATGTTTCAGCAAGAAGACGAAATATTCTCGCCACTTTGGGAGGAAGACTACGTCCTTTGCATGCTGTCCGATCACCCTTTAGCCAATCAAGACGCAGTGGATTTAAACCAGTTACATCAACATGATTTCATCGAATGCCCACCGTGTGAAGCCCACCAGCAAACCGTTGGGCTACTTGCCTGCGATGGGCTTGCTGTCAATTTGGTTGCTAAAGCTGAGCATAAAACACAAGTCATGCATTTGGCACAGGCGGGAGTGGGTATATCTTTTCTGCCAACGGGTGTATTAGAAGCGTCTAACATGCTGGTCACCAAGGCATTAAATGGTCCAAGGATGTTTCGTCGGATCGGGCTGTGCTATCCAACCAATACCAGCCTTAACCCAGCCCTTCAATTAGTATTGAAAACGCTAAATCGAAACTAG
- a CDS encoding acyltransferase: MQQRIFYFDLLRCVAAVAVVAIHVLGPYRHLLGETPIGHWLSAITLNSAIRWAVPIFIMITGALLLSDQRPFNLRYYVQRRVVKVVVPFVVWSFIFAVIVSYSLTDGLSLNVLIEKVSAFFYHETYYHLGFFYYFIPLYFVAPFLTHLAQHADRPPLIALLVVWMMTTTLNLFFIDGLWSNDLWLFSGYLLLGYLLFKQESVPLSFVLLLGTVAIAAIACNAYQVITLSLEAEQYRVGRWLSYKTINTVMEAAALFLLVRYFALKLSDKSKRLVSFVSRHSLGIYLTHPLMLLPLYQWQWYEGNHPLWVIPLWTFIGFFGALLMSWGLSKSSHTRWLVP; this comes from the coding sequence ATGCAACAAAGAATTTTCTATTTTGACCTATTGCGGTGCGTTGCGGCGGTTGCTGTTGTCGCAATTCACGTTCTTGGTCCGTATCGTCACTTGCTCGGGGAGACTCCGATAGGTCATTGGCTCAGTGCGATAACCTTGAACAGCGCCATTCGTTGGGCAGTTCCTATTTTTATCATGATTACAGGAGCGTTGCTGCTCAGTGATCAACGCCCATTTAATTTACGTTATTACGTTCAAAGGCGTGTGGTGAAGGTGGTTGTGCCGTTTGTGGTTTGGTCGTTTATTTTCGCTGTGATTGTCTCTTATTCCTTAACGGATGGATTGAGTCTTAACGTACTAATAGAAAAAGTCTCGGCGTTTTTTTATCACGAAACCTATTACCATCTGGGCTTTTTTTATTATTTTATCCCGTTGTATTTTGTTGCCCCATTTCTGACTCACTTGGCTCAACACGCTGACCGCCCTCCGCTGATTGCTTTGCTGGTGGTTTGGATGATGACCACAACGCTGAATCTGTTTTTTATTGATGGATTGTGGTCAAACGACTTGTGGCTTTTTTCCGGATACCTACTTCTCGGTTATTTGTTGTTTAAGCAAGAGAGCGTGCCTTTGTCTTTCGTTTTACTGCTAGGAACCGTAGCGATAGCAGCGATTGCTTGTAATGCCTATCAAGTGATTACATTGAGTTTAGAAGCGGAACAATATCGAGTTGGGCGATGGCTGTCGTACAAAACCATTAACACCGTGATGGAAGCTGCGGCGCTGTTTTTATTGGTGAGATACTTTGCCCTCAAGCTAAGTGACAAGTCGAAACGTTTGGTTTCGTTTGTCAGCCGTCATAGCTTAGGGATTTACCTTACGCACCCATTAATGCTTTTACCCCTGTACCAGTGGCAATGGTACGAAGGCAATCATCCATTATGGGTGATCCCACTGTGGACGTTTATTGGATTCTTTGGCGCGTTATTGATGAGCTGGGGGCTGTCTAAGTCAAGCCATACAAGATGGTTGGTACCATAG
- a CDS encoding ABC transporter permease, with protein MQLQNRRLYATVAAAVLSFLILPWYRQEEGFYSFYWISSVFSNEESSPGMVQLLAYGKHWLIFVPIVILLSVVAACSAVSSNRRTSLLIYGSLAGFTLLTLQGFAISWNGWSWTFLSAVLPEVPGQNPFGAGAVSFGLCMVGLFSFGLAERGVMKGDAFVIGAISFLVVMVATFVLYPVLSMFAGSVQTLDGTFNPGGLARNLFHENVWSLACVVSDSRCGVAIRTLGLAISTATACTLLGLCFALVVTRTSFKYKKTLRIATILPIITPPFVIGMALILLFGRSGIITESLSDLFGIEPSRWLFSMKGIWLAQVLSFTPISFMIMIGVVEGVSPSLEEASQTLRANSAQTFWNVSLPLMRPGIANAFLVSFIESMADFGNPLVLSGSNGVLSTEIFFAVVGAQSDPTRAASLALVLLCFTLTAFMIQRLWLSGKNYATVTGKADSGVHARLPKPAERATVTIVLTWMSVTVVVYGMILFGGFVNVWGLDHSFTLKHYAHAFSIEFLETGIEWTGVAWDSFWTTMEISLISAPLTAAVGLLTAYLIVRQHFKGRSIFEFSLMMSFAIPGTVIGVSYVMAFNYPPLEMTGTALILILGFVFRNMPVGVRGGIAAMSQLDQSLDEASQTLGATTWRTLRKVILPLLRPAILSAMVFSFVRAITSISAVIFLVSAEWNMATAYIVGLVENGDFGVAIAYSSALIVVMVIVISIFQLLIGERKLRRHNRLATKKATS; from the coding sequence ATGCAGCTACAAAATCGACGTTTATATGCAACCGTTGCCGCCGCTGTTTTATCTTTTCTGATACTCCCTTGGTATAGGCAAGAAGAAGGCTTTTATTCTTTCTACTGGATTTCAAGTGTATTCAGTAATGAAGAATCTTCACCAGGTATGGTGCAGTTGTTGGCTTATGGGAAACACTGGTTAATATTTGTTCCTATTGTAATACTCCTGAGCGTGGTAGCGGCTTGTTCGGCTGTCTCATCCAACAGACGAACAAGCCTGCTCATTTATGGCTCCTTGGCGGGTTTTACGCTGCTGACGCTTCAAGGCTTTGCCATTTCTTGGAATGGATGGAGTTGGACATTTTTGTCTGCCGTCTTACCTGAGGTTCCAGGGCAAAACCCGTTCGGTGCAGGTGCTGTCTCCTTTGGTCTGTGCATGGTTGGTCTTTTTTCTTTTGGACTGGCAGAACGTGGGGTAATGAAAGGCGACGCCTTTGTCATTGGCGCTATATCCTTTCTGGTCGTCATGGTCGCAACGTTTGTTCTGTACCCCGTATTGAGCATGTTCGCGGGTTCTGTTCAAACATTGGATGGTACGTTCAACCCGGGAGGTCTAGCGCGAAACTTATTCCACGAAAATGTTTGGAGCCTCGCATGTGTCGTGAGCGATTCACGTTGTGGTGTGGCCATTCGTACGCTTGGCTTAGCCATCTCGACGGCAACTGCATGTACGTTATTAGGACTGTGTTTTGCACTTGTCGTTACTCGAACCAGCTTCAAGTATAAGAAAACACTACGTATTGCCACTATCTTACCCATCATCACACCTCCTTTTGTTATCGGTATGGCACTGATTCTTTTGTTCGGACGAAGTGGCATTATTACAGAGTCTTTGTCGGATCTGTTTGGGATAGAACCCAGCCGATGGCTATTTAGTATGAAGGGGATTTGGCTAGCTCAAGTGCTTTCATTCACACCGATTTCATTCATGATTATGATTGGTGTAGTCGAAGGGGTGAGCCCTTCACTAGAAGAAGCATCCCAAACCTTACGTGCTAACTCTGCTCAAACTTTCTGGAACGTATCTTTACCGTTAATGCGCCCCGGTATTGCCAACGCATTTCTCGTTTCCTTCATTGAAAGTATGGCTGACTTTGGTAACCCGCTCGTACTCAGCGGCAGTAACGGCGTGCTCTCCACCGAGATATTCTTTGCGGTGGTCGGTGCTCAAAGTGATCCAACTCGGGCGGCGTCCTTGGCATTGGTACTCCTGTGTTTCACCTTAACAGCCTTCATGATTCAGCGCCTTTGGTTATCCGGTAAAAACTACGCGACCGTTACGGGTAAAGCAGACTCTGGCGTACATGCCCGACTGCCAAAACCAGCAGAACGTGCAACGGTGACGATTGTTCTCACTTGGATGTCAGTTACCGTCGTTGTCTACGGGATGATCTTATTTGGCGGCTTTGTGAATGTTTGGGGACTGGATCATAGCTTCACCCTTAAGCACTACGCTCATGCATTCAGTATCGAATTCCTCGAAACGGGTATCGAGTGGACGGGTGTTGCTTGGGATTCTTTCTGGACAACCATGGAAATTTCTCTGATTTCCGCGCCATTAACCGCCGCCGTCGGATTGTTGACTGCGTATCTAATTGTCAGACAACATTTTAAAGGGCGAAGTATTTTCGAGTTCTCCCTCATGATGAGCTTTGCGATACCAGGGACGGTTATCGGTGTCAGTTACGTTATGGCATTTAACTACCCACCACTAGAGATGACGGGAACCGCCTTAATTCTCATTCTCGGTTTTGTCTTCCGCAATATGCCCGTTGGTGTGAGAGGGGGTATCGCCGCTATGTCGCAATTAGATCAAAGCCTAGATGAAGCGTCTCAGACTTTGGGAGCAACCACTTGGCGTACCTTACGCAAAGTTATCCTACCACTTTTGAGACCCGCGATATTGAGTGCAATGGTGTTCTCGTTTGTCCGTGCAATTACGTCGATCAGCGCCGTTATCTTCTTAGTGAGCGCAGAGTGGAACATGGCAACGGCCTACATTGTAGGGCTAGTTGAAAATGGTGACTTTGGTGTCGCTATCGCCTACTCCTCCGCTCTTATTGTGGTGATGGTTATTGTCATATCAATATTCCAGTTATTGATTGGGGAAAGGAAGCTCCGAAGACATAACCGACTCGCGACTAAAAAGGCGACCTCTTAG
- a CDS encoding ABC transporter substrate-binding protein has protein sequence MKYKLSATLAAIALTGVTHNVYAEGKLNLVCSATVDVCESLAKGFSEKADVDVNMVRLSSGEVFARVRAEARNPKLDIWWGGTGEPHLQAAELSLTEPYKSKHLPELHDWAVSQAKSANYRTVGVYSGVLGIAYNTELLAKKGIEPPKCWEDLLNPKLEGEIQVANPNSSGTAYSVLATLSQLMGENEAYLYLMKMNENVSQYTKSGSAPVKSAARGENAVAIVYLHDAIKQSVKGFPIETVAPCEGTGYEIGSMSIVKGARNAENARLFYDWVLTPDAQSRLKDVGSYQLPSNKSSTIPEKAPRLEETKLIDFDFVTYGSSETRIRLLKRWDAEVGVLAK, from the coding sequence ATGAAATACAAGTTAAGTGCAACATTAGCCGCGATAGCTTTAACTGGTGTTACCCACAATGTTTATGCTGAAGGCAAACTCAATTTGGTTTGTTCTGCGACAGTTGATGTATGTGAGTCCCTTGCGAAAGGATTCAGTGAAAAGGCAGATGTGGATGTGAACATGGTTCGCTTATCGTCTGGGGAAGTTTTTGCTCGCGTGAGAGCCGAGGCACGTAACCCTAAGCTTGACATCTGGTGGGGCGGAACAGGCGAGCCGCATTTGCAGGCAGCAGAACTGAGCCTAACAGAACCGTATAAATCGAAACATTTACCAGAGCTGCACGATTGGGCTGTTTCACAAGCAAAAAGTGCTAATTACAGAACGGTTGGTGTCTATTCAGGTGTTTTAGGTATTGCCTACAACACGGAACTGTTAGCCAAAAAAGGCATAGAGCCGCCTAAATGCTGGGAAGATTTACTGAATCCTAAACTTGAAGGAGAAATCCAAGTTGCTAACCCTAATTCATCGGGTACCGCTTATTCAGTACTGGCAACATTAAGTCAACTTATGGGTGAAAATGAAGCTTACCTGTACTTAATGAAGATGAATGAAAATGTCTCGCAGTACACTAAATCAGGTTCTGCTCCTGTTAAGTCGGCTGCTCGTGGAGAAAACGCCGTTGCCATTGTTTACCTTCACGATGCCATAAAACAATCGGTTAAAGGGTTCCCTATTGAAACCGTCGCACCTTGTGAAGGAACGGGCTATGAAATCGGCTCCATGTCTATTGTAAAAGGAGCACGGAACGCTGAAAACGCTCGCCTATTTTACGATTGGGTGCTCACGCCAGACGCGCAAAGTCGATTGAAAGATGTAGGCTCATATCAGCTCCCTTCTAACAAATCTTCGACTATTCCAGAAAAGGCACCAAGGCTAGAAGAGACTAAGTTGATTGATTTCGACTTTGTAACCTACGGGTCTTCAGAAACACGAATTCGCCTTCTTAAGCGTTGGGACGCAGAAGTTGGCGTACTTGCCAAGTAA
- a CDS encoding SDR family oxidoreductase, with product MSKLIVITGASSGIGEATAKKLSAEGYSLLLLARRIEKLEALNLPNTLCRNVDVTDVKSFEAAIVEAEEAFGPVDGLINNAGVMLLGNAHEQDPQEWKTMFDVNVMGLLNGIHVVLAKMKARKTGTVINISSIAGRKTFPSHSAYCGTKFAVHAITENIREEVADDSVRMVTIAPGAVETELLSHTTSDDIKAGYEEWKEGMGGVIVPEDIANAISYAYNQPQNVCVREIVIAATRQPA from the coding sequence ATGTCGAAGTTAATAGTAATTACTGGTGCAAGTTCAGGTATTGGTGAAGCCACCGCGAAAAAGTTGTCAGCAGAAGGCTACTCTCTGCTTTTACTGGCACGCCGAATTGAGAAACTGGAAGCGTTAAACCTGCCTAACACTTTGTGCCGAAATGTTGATGTGACCGATGTGAAAAGCTTTGAAGCCGCAATTGTGGAAGCGGAAGAGGCGTTTGGCCCGGTTGATGGTTTGATCAACAACGCAGGTGTGATGCTGTTGGGTAATGCGCACGAGCAAGATCCACAAGAGTGGAAAACCATGTTCGATGTGAACGTGATGGGTTTGTTGAATGGTATCCATGTGGTACTGGCGAAAATGAAAGCTCGCAAAACAGGTACAGTCATCAACATCAGTAGCATTGCTGGTCGCAAAACCTTCCCTAGTCATTCTGCATACTGCGGCACTAAGTTTGCCGTGCATGCCATTACGGAAAACATTCGTGAAGAAGTGGCTGACGATAGCGTTCGGATGGTCACCATTGCACCAGGCGCCGTTGAAACTGAGCTATTGAGCCATACGACCAGCGATGACATCAAAGCGGGCTATGAAGAGTGGAAAGAGGGTATGGGCGGTGTGATTGTGCCAGAAGATATCGCTAATGCGATCAGTTATGCCTACAACCAACCACAAAATGTATGTGTGCGTGAAATCGTTATCGCCGCCACGCGTCAGCCAGCGTAA